A section of the Humulus lupulus chromosome 2, drHumLupu1.1, whole genome shotgun sequence genome encodes:
- the LOC133818951 gene encoding uncharacterized protein LOC133818951, with translation MDLTETSMRYMVVSLEKNPLPTSKRVMMGFPLAAETEQSALAARRPNNGDDSRGTRRDRPWCTHCSKVGHTKETCWKIHGKPADWKPRSSIRNNSDSQALTAAPTKAFPFSPAQITQLHQLLSTTTNASASDPSSTSTQGTSAAFNAQKSAWIVDSGASDHMTGQSSHFTTYTPCPGYVLGEDDWECKGM, from the exons ATGGACTTAACCGAGACCTCGATGAGGTACATGGTCGTCTCTTTGGAAAAAAATCCTCTTCCCACCAGCAAAAGAGTCATGATGGGTTTCCCTCTTGCTGCTGAAACTGAGCAATCTGCTCTCGCTGCCCGACGTCCTAATAATGGTGATGATTCTCGAGGGACTCGTCGTGATCGTCCCTGGTGTACTCACTGCAGTAAGGTTGGTCATACCAAGGAGACATGTTGGAAGATTCATGGGAAACCTGCTGATTGGAAACCTCGATCCTCTATTCGTAACAATTCTGACAGCCAGGCCTTGACAGCAGCACCAACCAAGGCTTTCCCATTTTCTCCAGCCCAAATCACTCAACTCCATCAGCTATTGAGCACGACAACCAATGCTTCCGCATCTGATCCTTCGTCTACTTCCACTCAAGGTACCTCTGCTGCCTTCAATGCTCAAAAATCTGCCTGGATAGTAGACTCTGGGGCTTCGGACCACATGACTGGTCAGTCCAGTCACTTTACCACTTATACTCCTTGCCCAG GATATGTCCTCGGGGAAGATGATTGGGAATGCAAAGGCATGTAG